The following coding sequences lie in one Rutidosis leptorrhynchoides isolate AG116_Rl617_1_P2 chromosome 4, CSIRO_AGI_Rlap_v1, whole genome shotgun sequence genomic window:
- the LOC139845615 gene encoding protein ALTERED PHOSPHATE STARVATION RESPONSE 1-like — protein sequence MGCTQSKIENEEIVNRCKERKTVMKESVSARNAFAAAHFSYAAALKNTGAALSDYAQGEVEIGDHRHPSAVDAAASSATILPPAPPQPPYETLPPPPPPPLQRAATMPEFMMSEPELHSHPDPIMEDIDEDDEIDDRSLKHRSSSRSSGGGMRSSSKREIEKEDLPPPSPPRPVPPRQPENNLNRAAPPPLPQHGMSWDYFFPDMENVPGPNLSEIEHENDRYNRKVVDDNVEKRRSMNHDDDDDELDGGEEEGNGDNVFEEVVEEVVEEPQPPPPKVVKKVRVPVPVPTEGRRSTGKGGPQGFNLLQIFTELDDCFLKASESANEVSKMLEANRLHYHSNFADNRGHIDHSARVMRVITWNRSFRGLPDADDRKDDFDSEENETHATVLDKMLAWEKKLYDEVKAGELMKFEYQKKIASLNRLKNRGASTDHLERTKATVSHLHTRYIVDMQSMDSTVSEINRLRDEQLYPKLVQLVDGMAIMWENMRYQHDNQSKIVQALRSLDISHSPKETSEHHYNNTRQLHVHVQMWHSQFEKLMLYQKEYIKFLNNWLKLNLIPIDNNLREKVSSPQRPPTPPIQILLRTWHDFLEKLPVEGAITAINNFAAVMDTIYQYQTDEMKMKERCEETRRELARKARKFEDWYNKYMQKRVGDEMDHDKDVIAEQQITVELLKKKLEEEEEGYQRQCIQVRDKSLMNLKTGLPEVFRAMSEFSRSCSHMYRSLKSRTKPQ from the exons ATGGGCTGTACACAATCAAAAATCGAAAATGAAGAAATCGTGAACCGATGCAAGGAACGGAAAACAGTGATGAAGGAATCAGTATCTGCTCGGAACGCTTTTGCCGCCGCGCACTTTTCATACGCCGCCGCGTTAAAAAACACCGGCGCTGCGTTAAGTGATTATGCTCAAGGTGAAGTTGAAATCGGTGACCACCGTCATCCGTCGGCTGTTGACGCTGCGGCGTCATCAGCTACAATTTTACCCCCTGCACCACCGCAACCACCGTATGAAACCCTACCTCCGCCACCTCCACCGCCGCTTCAACGTGCGGCGACTATGCCGGAGTTCATGATGTCCGAACCGGAATTGCACTCTCATCCTGATCCGATCATGGAAGAtatcgatgaagatgatgaaattgatgatcggAGTTTGAAGCACCGGAGTAGTTCTAGAAGCTCCGGCGGTGGAATGAGGAGTAGTTCGAAACGAGAGATTGAAAAGGAGGATTTACCTCCACCTTCTCCACCGCGACCGGTGCCACCTCGACAGCCGGAAAATAATTTAAATCGTGCTGCACCGCCTCCTCTGCCACAGCACGGAATGTCGTGGGACTACTTTTTTCCGGATATGGAGAACGTGCCTGGACCGAATTTATCTGAAATTGAGCATGAAAACGATCGATATAATCGAAAAGTTGTGGATGATAATGTGGAGAAACGGAGGTCAATgaatcacgatgatgatgatgatgagttagATGGTGGCGAGGAAGAAGGAAATGGTGATAATGTATTTGAGGAAGTGGTGGAGGAAGTGGTTGAAGAACCGCAACCACCTCCGCCTAAAGTTGTTAAGAAAGTGAGGGTTCCGGTACCTGTTCCGACTGAAGGGAGGAGATCAACTGGGAAGGGTGGTCCACAGGGATTCAACCTGCTGCAGATATTTACTGAGCTTGATGATTGTTTTTTGAAAGCATCAGAAAGTGCTAACGAGGTTTCAAAGATGCTTGAAGCTAATAGATTGCATTATCACTCTAATTTTGCTGATAACCGAG GCCATATAGATCATTCTGCAAGAGTCATGCGTGTCATTACATGGAATAGGTCGTTTAGGGGATTACCAGATGCTGATGATAGGAAGGATGACTTTGATTCTGAAGAGAACGAAACTCATGCTACCGTGTTGGACAAGATGCTTGCATGGGAGAAGAAGCTATACGATGAAGTGAAG GCAGGTGAATTGATGAAATTCGAGTATCAAAAGAAGATTGCTTCATTAAATAGACTTAAGAACCGTGGTGCAAGCACTGATCATTTGGAGAGGACAAAAGCAACTGTAAGTCACCTGCACACAAGATACATTGTTGATATGCAATCTATGGATTCCACGGTTTCAGAAATTAACCGCCTTCGTGATGAACAATTGTACCCAAAACTCGTTCAGCTCGTGGATGG GATGGCCATAATGTGGGAAAACATGAGATATCAGCACGACAACCAATCAAAAATCGTGCAGGCATTAAGATCTCTCGATATCTCCCATTCGCCTAAAGAAACCAgtgaacaccattacaacaacacacGCCAACTTCACGTTCATGTCCAAATGTGGCATTCCCAGTTTGAAAAACTCATGTTGTACCAAAAAGAATACATTAAATTTCTCAACAATTGGCTTAAACTCAACCTTATTCCCATAGACAACAACCTAAGAGAAAAAGTCTCGTCTCCTCAACGACCTCCAACACCCCCAATCCAAATCCTTTTAAGGACATGGCATGATTTTCTCGAGAAGCTTCCGGTAGAAGGTGCAATAACCGCTATCAACAACTTTGCAGCTGTCATGGACACCATATATCAGTACCAAACAGATGAAATGAAAATGAAAGAGAGATGTGAAGAAACGAGAAGGGAACTAGCAAGAAAAGCACGAAAGTTTGAAGATTGGTACAATAAATATATGCAAAAACGAGTTGGTGACGAGATGGATCATGATAAAGATGTGATTGCTGAACAGCAGATCACGGTTGAGTTATTGAAGAAGAAATTAGAGGAGGAGGAAGAAGGGTACCAGAGACAGTGTATTCAGGTGAGGGACAAGTCATTGATGAATTTAAAGACGGGTTTGCCAGAGGTTTTTAGGGCGATGTCGGAATTTTCTCGTTCTTGTTCACATATGTATAGAAGCTTGAAGTCTCGGACCAAGCCACAATAG